Genomic DNA from Peribacillus simplex NBRC 15720 = DSM 1321:
TGTCATCAATCGTCTTGATAGGCGCAGTTCCCGCTAACTGAGCGGCCTCGAACAGGTTTGGAGTGACTACAGTTGCACGTGGAACAAGCAGTTCCCGCAGAGCTACAGCCGTTTCAGGGTGCAATACTTCATCTTCACCTTTACATACCATAACTGGATCGATAACGACTTTGTCCAGCTTCAGCTCGTCTATTTTACGGGCAACAAGTTCAATGATTTCCACTGATCCAAGCATTCCCGTTTTCATGGCATCAATGCCGATTGACAGGATCGTTTCGATTTGAGCTTCCAAAACTTCGACCGGTGTAGGGAATACATTATGGGACCAGCCATTCTTCGGATCCATCGTCACGATTGTCGTTAAAGCGGACATGCCGTAAACGCCGAATTCTTGGAATGTCTTTAAATCTGCTTGTAGACCCGCGCCGCCGCTCGAATCCGATCCGGCAACTGTCATAGCTCTTTTCATAGTCATTATGTGACCTCCTCAGGAGAATTAGATATCGATATTATCAGCATACCAGATAATATGCTATTTTTAGAATATACCAAAATTTCTTTTATGTAAAACTTAGTTTTCGCCTTAATATGAGTGCCTTAGAGAAGGTAATGGAATGGCCTCGCATAAGTCATTTTTCAGACCTGGAATTCAGGAAACAGTATGGATGGGTGGCCTGTTTTTTAGCTTTGTATCCAATTTCCATCTTTTGATATACAAAGCAAAGTTTGTGAAAGTGTCATTATTTTCAAAGTTGATTTAAAATATTTAAATATAGTGGACACATTTAGTATAGCTTTACCGTTTGATGCTGGATTAAACCCAAAAAGGGAGGGTGATTCTTATGGAATGGACAATGTTGCTTTTAGCTGGTGGGAAATCAAGCCGGATGGGAGTCAATAAGGCCCTCTTGACCATAGGTGGCGTTGTGAACATTTCAAGAGTGGCTTCCGAATTGAAAAAGGTGTCAGAAAACATTATGGTCATTACGAATACATTTGAAGAATATCATTTTCTGCAACTTCCGCTAATTCCGGATTTACATAAGGATCAAGGGCCTCTTGGCGGATTGCATGCAGGGTTGACCTCATCGAAAACGGAGCTTCAGTTCCTTGTAGCCTGTGATATGCCGTTTGCGAGTGCAGATGCCATAAAGGATATCATTTCCCGTTATGAACCTGAATTCGATGCTGTCATTCCAGAAATAAATGGCAGGCTCCAGCCGCTTTTTGCTGTTTACCATAAAAGGTGTCTTCCTGTACTGACGGAGTGCTTATTAAAACATGAATTAAAAATGAGTCAATTTTTGGAAAAGATTTCGGTGAAAATCATGAAAGAAACCGACTTTAAGTTATATCACGAGAATCCTGAACATTTTCAATACCTTTTTTTCAATATGAATACGAGGGAAGATTATCAAGAGGCAGGTTATATTGATCAAACTGAATTATTTATAAAGGATGGTAGACATGAATTATAATATTTCAAAAGAGCCCATTGTCATCCAGGAAGTGATTGATAAAGTAGTCAAGCGAAATGCAGGTGCCGTCACGACCTTCATTGGTACAGTGAGGGAAATGACGAAAGGAAAAAAGACTCTCTTCTTAATTTACGAAGCGTATGAACCGATGGCTATCAAGAAATTGGAGCAAATCGGATCTGAGATCAAGGAGCGATGGCCTGATGCAGAAACGGCGATCACCCATCGTGTAGGTAAACTTGAAATCACGGATATCGCAGTGGTTATTGCCGTTAGTACGCCACATCGAAATGATGCATATGAGGCAAACAGGTATGCGATTGAAAGAATTAAAGAAATCGTCCCGATCTGGAAAAAAGAACACTGGGAAGATGGGGAGACATGGGTCGGAAACCAGTTGGAAACCGTTCCATATCCAACGGGGAAACCGGAAGAGGGGGATATTGATGATTAATGTACTTTTATTTGCCCAATTGAAAGATGAGCTAGGAAAAGAGACTCTTTCTATAGAAGGAAATGGAATGAGTGTAGCCCAGCTAAAAGGAAAAATGAAGGTGGATTTCCAATTGGAAGGTCTTGAAACCGTGATGACAGCGGTCAATGAAGAATTTGCCGATGATGACACGATTCTATCTGATGGAGATACAGTTGCTTTCATTCCACCAGTCAGTGGAGGCTAAAGCATTCGGAAGGGAGGGTTCACGGTGAAAGAGCGATTTTCAAGGCAGACTTTATTCGTCCCTATTGGTGAAGGGGGCCAATTGAAAATTATGAAGAAGCATGTCTTGCTTCTTGGGGCAGGGGCTTTGGGATCTGCTAATGCCGAGGCCCTTACTCGTGCAGGAGTAGGGAAGCTTACCATTGTCGACAGGGATTATGTCGAGACCAGTAATTTACAGCGCCAACAAATGTATACGGAACGGGATGTCGATGAGAAACTGCCAAAAGCAGAAGCGGCAAAGCGTCATTTATTTGATATCAATCATGAAGTTGAAGTGAATGCCATCATCATGGACGCAACTGCCCAGAACCTCGAACAGCTGCTTGGTGATGTTGATTTGATATTGGATGCAACCGATAATTTTGAGACACGGATGATTATTAATGATTTATCACAAAAGCTTCATATACCGTGGATTTATGGGGCATGCGTGGGGAGTGTGGGCATGACTATGACGATCCTTCCCGAACAGACTCCATGTTTACACTGTTTGCTTAAAGCAATCCCCATTCAAGGAATGACCTGTGACACAGGAGGAATCATATCACCAGCTGTAACGATGGTAGTGGCACACCAAACTGCCGAAGCTTTGAAAATACTTGTTGAAGATTGGGAATCGGTACGACCTGCACTTGTTACTTTTGATCTGTGGAGAAATCAATACCAAACCGTTAAATTAACAAAAGCGAAAAAGAAAGATTGTCTCTCATGCGGAGAGCAGAGGACATATCCCTTTTTAACAATGGAAAATGCAACGAAAACGGCTGTTCTTTGCGGGAGGGATACTGTACAGGTTAGACCGCCAAAACCTTTGGAACTGCAACTCGATAAATTAGCCAAAGATCTGAACGGAAGCGGCTATTTGGTGAAATTCAATCCATTTCTTCTCTCTTGTGAAAAAGCTGGGGAGCGTATAGTCATTTTCAAGGATGGCCGGGCGTTGATTCACGGTACGAAGGACATGGTCCATGCAAAGGCCACATACCAAAGAATCCTTGGATAATGAATATAAAAAACGAGGCTGCCGGTTAAGGAGCCTCGTTTTTTATATTCATATAGGGCAATGGTTATCGGGTTTTAGTGTGTAACCCCGTCTTTATTATCTTGTTTGGAAGCAACGATAACTACTTTTCCTTCGTCAAGCACTTCCTCGTAACGTTCTGCCTCCATATCACTAAGGCCAAGGTTGCTCATTCGGTTACGAAGTTCATCTCCGCGTGATTTAAAGAGATTTCCGACGCTATCAAGGAAACCTTGTTCCTTCATGCCTACACCTTCTGTATTTGTATTCTCGGTAAGGTGCTTTGAACGGGTTTTATCATGGGCAAACAAATATACATCGTCTTTCGTATAACCTGATGTAACTAATTCATCGATTTTTTCCTTTGCTTGTAAACCGTTTTCTACTACATGTACTTGATACATATAAACTCCTCCTTGAATTCTAGTAAGATTCTCTTGATTATAGGTAAATGGAATCTTGCTTATTACAGTTGTTGATTGGCTATAGTAGTATATAACCTTATTTGGGCACTGATAAACATTTATATAGAAGGGAATTTTAGTAAGTGGTGAAGCGGAACACCTTCTGAATGCGGTAGGTCAAGTATTTAAAGACAGGCAGTTTCTTTTGATATTCACTGTAATCCACCGTGTAGGTTCCATTTTGATTTATCCAGAGTCTTTGAAAATAGCTATCGACATCTTTTGAAACGTCCGCATCATTTGGAGCATGGATTTCAACATTCGCTTCAAGATTATAGTCATCTAGATTGCGTGAGGTATAATTAGCCGATCCTCCAAGGATAACCGTCTCATTAGCCTTTTGGATCATCATCAACTTTGTATGGAACTGTTCTTTATCTGTTTTGTACCAGCGGATCGAGATGTTTTCATCCCCCAGTTTTTCGAATTCGGCGGCAACTGGAAGATTGGGAAGCCCGATTTTCTCACTTCCGAAAGCGTTTTGATTCGGATCCAATATCATTTGAATCTTCACACCCCGTTTAGCTGCATCCGTTAATGCCTCGACAACCTCGCGATCGGCAATGTAGAACATGGCAAGATGGATCTTGTCACCCTTTTTTGCATCCTTAATTGCCTTAAGGGCATGTTTATTGATTTTACCTTCCGTTAGCAGTTGTACCGATATCGGCCCTTTATCTGCTGATGTCCCTTTGAACTCAGGAAATGACTTAGGTCCTCCCGAGAATTTCGAAGCGGCTTCTTCTGCGTTAACAAAATCGCCGATGATATTCCCTTCCATCTGGAACGCAATATTGGAATGGAATCCACTTGCGTCATGAGGATTGGCAGATGAGATAATGGCCGTTTTTTCAGTAGCGACCACTTTTCTGTGATTGGCTTTGATATTCATCAATCTAAGATAAGAACGTAAGGTGACCTTTGGTGCGCTTTTAGCCATTGGATTCACAATCCAGCCTTTCCCGCTTTCACCGAACCATTGGAAAAATGTCCGATACACACCTGAATAGAGAGGATTCGGATCCCGGAGGCGGTCTAAGTTGGTAACAATGACATCAATTCCATTTTTCTTCATCGTTTCCAATGCCTCTAACTGGTAGGCATTATAGGAAGTATTCACTTCATCAGTAATGAATATAACCTGGAGGTCCGGTTTCTTTTTCTTCTGTTCAACCAGATTATCCTTCAGAGTCTCGGTTAACTTCGGGAAGTTTATCTTTTCATCATAAAAAGCATTAAACAAAAACATATCGATTACGATATAAGAATCAGCCTCTTGTATGGCTTGATTTATGGTTTGGAAAATTCGCTGCTCATGTTGCAGATTCCCTTGTTCATCGTGATAGGAAAGGTCATAGATGAAATCGATATCCTCGACATGATGAACCTTCCCTTCATAGGAAATACCATCGGGGAGAGGTTTGTAGCTGTTATAGACGATTACGATTGCAATGACAATCAAAAT
This window encodes:
- a CDS encoding general stress protein yields the protein MYQVHVVENGLQAKEKIDELVTSGYTKDDVYLFAHDKTRSKHLTENTNTEGVGMKEQGFLDSVGNLFKSRGDELRNRMSNLGLSDMEAERYEEVLDEGKVVIVASKQDNKDGVTH
- the pdxK gene encoding pyridoxine/pyridoxal/pyridoxamine kinase — encoded protein: MTMKRAMTVAGSDSSGGAGLQADLKTFQEFGVYGMSALTTIVTMDPKNGWSHNVFPTPVEVLEAQIETILSIGIDAMKTGMLGSVEIIELVARKIDELKLDKVVIDPVMVCKGEDEVLHPETAVALRELLVPRATVVTPNLFEAAQLAGTAPIKTIDDMRAAAEKIHALGAKYVLIKGGNKLDLDKAIDLLYDGKEFEILESEKIETTNTHGAGCSSSAAIAAQLAEGKSPREAILISKDFITEAVRHSWKMNDYVGPVNHGAYHKYGIAEKTQK
- a CDS encoding MoeB/ThiF family adenylyltransferase, producing MKERFSRQTLFVPIGEGGQLKIMKKHVLLLGAGALGSANAEALTRAGVGKLTIVDRDYVETSNLQRQQMYTERDVDEKLPKAEAAKRHLFDINHEVEVNAIIMDATAQNLEQLLGDVDLILDATDNFETRMIINDLSQKLHIPWIYGACVGSVGMTMTILPEQTPCLHCLLKAIPIQGMTCDTGGIISPAVTMVVAHQTAEALKILVEDWESVRPALVTFDLWRNQYQTVKLTKAKKKDCLSCGEQRTYPFLTMENATKTAVLCGRDTVQVRPPKPLELQLDKLAKDLNGSGYLVKFNPFLLSCEKAGERIVIFKDGRALIHGTKDMVHAKATYQRILG
- the moaD gene encoding molybdopterin converting factor subunit 1; protein product: MINVLLFAQLKDELGKETLSIEGNGMSVAQLKGKMKVDFQLEGLETVMTAVNEEFADDDTILSDGDTVAFIPPVSGG
- a CDS encoding phospholipase D family protein; the protein is MKKWYKRKRFYLLVSILIVIAIVIVYNSYKPLPDGISYEGKVHHVEDIDFIYDLSYHDEQGNLQHEQRIFQTINQAIQEADSYIVIDMFLFNAFYDEKINFPKLTETLKDNLVEQKKKKPDLQVIFITDEVNTSYNAYQLEALETMKKNGIDVIVTNLDRLRDPNPLYSGVYRTFFQWFGESGKGWIVNPMAKSAPKVTLRSYLRLMNIKANHRKVVATEKTAIISSANPHDASGFHSNIAFQMEGNIIGDFVNAEEAASKFSGGPKSFPEFKGTSADKGPISVQLLTEGKINKHALKAIKDAKKGDKIHLAMFYIADREVVEALTDAAKRGVKIQMILDPNQNAFGSEKIGLPNLPVAAEFEKLGDENISIRWYKTDKEQFHTKLMMIQKANETVILGGSANYTSRNLDDYNLEANVEIHAPNDADVSKDVDSYFQRLWINQNGTYTVDYSEYQKKLPVFKYLTYRIQKVFRFTTY
- a CDS encoding molybdenum cofactor biosynthesis protein MoaE, producing MNYNISKEPIVIQEVIDKVVKRNAGAVTTFIGTVREMTKGKKTLFLIYEAYEPMAIKKLEQIGSEIKERWPDAETAITHRVGKLEITDIAVVIAVSTPHRNDAYEANRYAIERIKEIVPIWKKEHWEDGETWVGNQLETVPYPTGKPEEGDIDD
- the mobA gene encoding molybdenum cofactor guanylyltransferase; its protein translation is MEWTMLLLAGGKSSRMGVNKALLTIGGVVNISRVASELKKVSENIMVITNTFEEYHFLQLPLIPDLHKDQGPLGGLHAGLTSSKTELQFLVACDMPFASADAIKDIISRYEPEFDAVIPEINGRLQPLFAVYHKRCLPVLTECLLKHELKMSQFLEKISVKIMKETDFKLYHENPEHFQYLFFNMNTREDYQEAGYIDQTELFIKDGRHEL